The genomic stretch CCAGACGACGATTCCAAATGTGTATACCCatacgacgacgacgagctgTACCCCAAAGGCGGGAGCAAAGGAACCGGACTAGCAGTGGCGCTGTGGATAGGACTCGCACTAGGAGCTCCCACCGAGTACGCCGGAGTGCTATACGGGCTAACTCCCGTCGTCAGTTCCGCCACACTGGGCAGCACGCCTCCGCGTCCTTGACCTGGGCCAAGACTCGTCGTCTGAATCGGCGCGAGCCCCCCAAACGGAGGacccggtggtggaggcggttGTCCGTAGCCGTAGTcaaggggctcaggggcgaTGCCGGAAGAGGATCTCGGGGGGAGGCTCTCGCGTCGTACGGCTAGGGGCCGGCCGGTCGCCATCGGGGGTGGGATCAAGGGTGGTGGGACGGGCCCGGGGCcccgttggtgttggtggtggtatcgtGGAGACGGAATGGTGGGGAGGCTTCCCTGGGACTGCGAGTGGCCGTGTCCTCTCGTGGGGGAAATTCGGTGATGGCCGTGGGAACCTTGCGAGTCGTTCGGAGTCATGTTCAGCGTGAATGGAACCACGCCTGCCCGCCTTGCCATTTCATTCTCACCTAGCTGCCAGTGCATCGCCTCGGCGGCGCGCCAGGGGACCTGCATCTCCTCTGCCACTTTTGCCCACATCTCAGGTTTGAATCTGCCAAGCTTTTGTCAGTCTTGTTCGTCCGAAACgcagccaaaaaaaaaaaaaaaaaaaaagggggggagggacaTTGTTACCTCTCGTACAGCCTTGCGAGCTTGTTCTTGCGCTCTTCGTCCCACTCGCTCCGCCTTTCCAGATAGTTTTGGTAGTGAAGACGACAGCTGATGGAGCTCCGTCCTGGAAGCCGCTTCGATATGTCGTCCCATTTCATCCCACTGCCCCGGAGCTCTATGATGAGAGCATCCTCTTCCGGAGACCACTTGCTTTGTTTCTTCGCCGGCGACTCGGAGGTGTGAGGCGGCATGCTGCGTTTATTACTTCCACTGGGCGGGCGTGATGCTGAAGCTGGCGCCAAAGTGGCAGTCGGCTGAGAGTATCCAGGTATCGTAGATGCCCCGAAGCCCCCAAATCCGGTGCCGCCGACGAAGCCAAATTGCGAAGACACTGTGCCGGGTGCTACAGCAAAGGAggccagaggaggaggatcacCTGGGGACGTTGTTGCCGGCGAAAATGTTGCAGTCGAAGTCGGATGAGCCTGCTGGGTAGGCGATGCAGTGGACTCATTTGAGTCGGAGCCTTTGATTAATGACGCGATATCCACGGTGACGGTGTCTCGCCGGTCTTTGCCTATAGCGGCAGCAAGTTCATAGATGGCCAGGGCTGAAGACGGGGGAAACGCGTTTTCCGCCTTGTCCAACGCCACCAACAGAAACCGGTTGTTGCTCTCGAGTTGCAGTGAAGCCAAAGGTGCCGAGAGCTCAACAATGGAAGCTTCGTTCCTTCGACTGCTTAGCAGGGGATCGCTGGTCAGTACGTccgggcaagaagaaggtcacTCCACCGTAGCTGTTCTTCTACGGAGGTCAGTGAACCGTTTGGCGCGGAGACTAGGACCGGGAGACCAGGACGGGTTTCGCAAATGTTGTTGTCGGCCGAAGTGAGCTAGGTTGGGATATGTGATGGACGCGATTCCGAGTTTTGTAAGCCGTGAAGTTCGGGAGACAGCGCGTGTTTAAAGGGGGTAGATTGGTAGCCGAGCGAGAAAGAGACCCCCTTTCGAGACTGGTTGTTATAATAGTAGCTTTTAGACAACGGTGGTGGCTCGTGTGCTGATGGCAGACATCAAAACATGATTGGGTAGGTTCCTGAGCATGCGTTCGCCAATAAATGAGCATGTGCCGAGCTTGATGAGGTAGGTGAGCAGTGGTAAGGTCAGACGGGGGTGCTAGACGACTGCttgagaagagagaagacCTTTTCCATAGTCACCGAGCATAGAGCAGGGGAGAGGCTGTATCCAGGTCCGGGAAGATGCGCCTCTGCAGATGGGTAGCCaggatgagaaggggaaagAAAAACTTCTTGATGACGGTGTCTAAGGAGAGTGACAGTATGCGGGGGATGGGGTCAGGGTTCAGGGGGGCATATGAGGGTAAACTAATACTGTGAGGACGAGTAGGCCTTCATGGTTGGGATTCCATGAAAAGAACACCGGTGATAGCCATACCGGAAGTGTACAGACAGGCTGCATGTCgtgttgaaggagatggatggatggatggcaaCCAGGGCCAAGGGCCAAGGGCCAGGGAGGGGGTGCAGATGGAGGGGGGCGTGTGTGCAAAGTGGGTCGGCCAGGGAAACAGACAGAACAAGGGATGCGGGCAAGGTCAGGGCTCCAGGGCTCGGATGCCgtgggtggtgagtgatAACCTGAGCCACAAGTCAGGGTCCGTACCCCAGAATGCCAAACGCCTGACTTGTGCGGTAGAGATGGCCCTGTCAGATACGGGTAACCTCTGGAAGTAACCCCCGGGGGCTTCGGGACGGACCTCATCGACTtcggttgggtttggggtaGCTCCAACGCTCCCAACACCCAGCTGCAATATCAAGAGCCCGGGACCAAGAACCGGTTTGCCATGCTCGGGCTCTTGATCCAGCTGGAAAGAGGGCTAAGGCGAAATGTCAAAGTCCAATCCCCGTTCACGCTTGGACTGATGAGAAGAGGTACCCAACAGGTACTAGCTGTCTTGGGTCCAATTGTTTGGTGGCCAAGTAAAAAGTCAATGAGACGGCCATTCGACATACTCCCAGACCACGCCCCTTGGCAGGAGAAATGGCAAcacacccctccccaatcaAAAGAGCCCCAATTgaccttttttcttctttggtTGCTGAGGGGTTGCTCCATCCAAGAACGAAATGGCAAAtagataaagaaaaaaaaaaaaaagaaatgcAAGACCGACCGGTTCTAGGGACGTCGAAGAAGATCAGTGCTAACGCCGAACATGTCGACTACGCGAGATACCGTCCCCACTAGGGCAAACGACATGGGTTGACCACGACTTCGTGCATGACAGACACCCTCTATTCTTCAGGCTGGCTGGTTCTGGCTAACAGCGCTTACTTCGACTAAAATGCCATGTTTAATGGCGCAGAACGTTCTTATTGTGCATCAAAGTTGGGGGCATACCGCGAAGAAGAAAGTCTATGATGGGGGGCGGTGTACGTGAGTGGTCGGGTTACAAAGTCGGTAAAGAAGGGTCAAGTCATCAAGGTTAGTTGGGCTCTCAAGCGGCATTGTTTCCTGAGTGACTTTTAACCCCCATCCCAGGTACTACTTCACCATGGCATGGTTCGGCGCAGGCGGAACTTGACTTGCGGCagaagaaagagagacgT from Podospora pseudopauciseta strain CBS 411.78 chromosome 3, whole genome shotgun sequence encodes the following:
- a CDS encoding hypothetical protein (EggNog:ENOG503P1WB; COG:K) — translated: MPPHTSESPAKKQSKWSPEEDALIIELRGSGMKWDDISKRLPGRSSISCRLHYQNYLERRSEWDEERKNKLARLYERFKPEMWAKVAEEMQVPWRAAEAMHWQLGENEMARRAGVVPFTLNMTPNDSQGSHGHHRISPTRGHGHSQSQGSLPTIPSPRYHHQHQRGPGPVPPPLIPPPMATGRPLAVRRESLPPRSSSGIAPEPLDYGYGQPPPPPGPPFGGLAPIQTTSLGPGQGRGGVLPSVAELTTGVSPYSTPAYSVGAPSASPIHSATASPVPLLPPLGYSSSSSYGYTHLESSSGSKRRASPDVSRETSRRRHMYPRSEDGDYPPLPPPPPPPMGLGQVAARRPRYEP